One window of the Rufibacter radiotolerans genome contains the following:
- a CDS encoding response regulator transcription factor, producing the protein MSSQSNTRLLLVEDDPNFGMVLKDYLELHDYDVTLCTDGVQGLKMFQKAPFDVCILDVMMPLKDGFSLAADIKKIDPDMPVIFLTAKAMKADMLEGYRIGADDYITKPFDSEILLYKLKAILHRKAAQTTADKPEAPEYHLGNYVFNPKTRHITLGDQDQKLSPKESELLLMLCQYLNDVLPREAALSKIWKEDNYFTARSMDVFVTKLRKYLKGDPRVEIVNVHGNGFRLVAPVNEPKEMAPTH; encoded by the coding sequence ATGAGTTCACAATCCAATACGCGCCTTCTACTGGTAGAAGACGACCCAAATTTCGGGATGGTTTTAAAAGACTATCTTGAACTACATGACTATGACGTAACGCTGTGTACTGATGGCGTGCAAGGCCTGAAGATGTTCCAGAAAGCGCCGTTTGATGTCTGTATCCTGGACGTGATGATGCCGCTTAAGGACGGGTTTTCACTGGCGGCGGATATCAAGAAAATAGATCCTGACATGCCCGTTATTTTCCTTACCGCCAAAGCCATGAAGGCCGACATGCTGGAAGGATACCGGATTGGCGCCGATGACTATATCACCAAACCCTTTGACTCAGAGATTCTGCTATACAAGCTGAAGGCCATCTTGCACCGTAAGGCCGCCCAAACCACCGCAGACAAACCAGAGGCCCCGGAATACCACCTGGGCAATTACGTGTTCAACCCCAAGACCCGCCATATCACCCTGGGTGACCAGGACCAGAAACTATCGCCCAAGGAATCTGAGCTGCTGCTTATGCTCTGCCAGTACCTTAATGACGTGCTCCCCAGGGAGGCGGCTTTGAGCAAAATCTGGAAGGAAGACAACTACTTTACCGCCCGCAGCATGGATGTCTTTGTCACCAAACTCCGGAAGTACCTGAAGGGAGACCCGCGCGTGGAGATTGTGAACGTGCACGGCAACGGCTTCAGGCTGGTAGCACCCGTGAATGAACCGAAGGAAATGGCGCCCACGCATTAA